One Scophthalmus maximus strain ysfricsl-2021 chromosome 1, ASM2237912v1, whole genome shotgun sequence genomic region harbors:
- the zgc:171422 gene encoding oocyte zinc finger protein XlCOF6 isoform X5, protein MASPLPLSSLRLLVPPVRLLAAAMWQVARQQSVKHYGMLEDFVSVVTEAVPQLLTDRQRSLLLLALRAKVTLCDPEEVFNHLDRTRLVSAATVSEQPDEEADEWRSALLTLTDKVTKSPADRRRLLQEVFNQRFDSALQSLVSDFLSRIEQLFPVPDFKQAASWLDAAPDGLEDCLKEADCEDLRELLTNQSCSLGRATTTVGHDTEKILLSAWSHPLFTELTNPEPPPIDTRVQSDALPGAVRPVQLDVELVKVEVVVMTEDEREQEVEETVIGQTESPVEQEASNESSMTYGDECAVTSVMLQVDGLKDSPGNSADQSVTVDQSDQSSSAVTANALYSISHNSQRVAHKCPVCSKCFIYRSQVIRHLRTNRSCRSALTPAGVVMMQDSPGACDEKPRPPEPRLPQPRPGRAHSCFQCNAVFKTKAELLSHQRSHRARPVYQCGQCERKFHHLSSLTNHKQTHLDRGRFTCGRCHKAFGSAKERDAHRLQHRQPDLTCTVCEQTFSSQMQLLRHLQTHSVEGAEPRYSCRFCELTFSGVTQLRIHQRTHALRSYQCDLCSKTYGSLTGLQSHRASHGAESRFLCSQCGKRFKTRGGLESHLRTHTGERPYRCPYCPKDFAALAGLNVHVRRHTGERPYVCTVCGKGWPSGGDLQKHMRMHTGERPYVCLDCGKAFAISCHLTEHRRIHTGEKPFSCPDCGKCLRRKFDLKKHMLSHSSVRPFACVFCPKSYTRKTHLTRHLLTHRTEVGEGDMGGGD, encoded by the exons cctcccctctgcccctctcctccctgcgtctcctcgtccctcctgtCCGCCTGCTGGCAGCGGCCATGTGGCAGGTTGCTCGGCAGCAGAGCGTGAAGCACTACGGGATGCTGGAGGACTTTGTCTCCGTGGTGACCGAGGCGGTCCCGCAGCTGCTGACGGACAGGCAGAggagtctgctgctgctggctctgaGGGCAAAg gtgaCCCTCTGTGACCCCGAGGAGGTCTTCAATCACCTGGACAGGACCCGCCTTGTCTCCGCAGCAACAGTGAGCGAG CAGCCGGACGAGGAGGCGGACGAGTGGCGTTCAGCTCTGCTCACTCTGACTGACAAAGTAACGAAGAGCCCGGCGGACAGACGGCGCCTCCTGCAG gaggTGTTTAACCAGAGGTTTGACTCCGCCCTCCAGTCCCTCGTGTCCGACTTCCTGTCCAGGATCGAGCAGCTGTTCCCTGTGCCTGACTTCAAACAG GCTGCGTCCTGGCTCGATGCTGCCCCCGATGGTCTGGAGGACTGTCTGAAGGAAGCGGACTGCGAGGATTTGAGGGAgctgctgaccaatcagagctgcTCACTGGGCCGAGCGACCACCACAG TGGGTCATGACACTGAGAAGATCCTCCTCTCCGCCTGGTCCCACCCCCTTTTCACCGAACTTACCAATCCTGAGCCGCCCCCCATCGACACTCGGGTCCAGTCGGACGCCCTCCCTGGTGCGGTCCGCCCTGTGCAGCTGGACGTGGAGCTGGTGaaagtggaggtggtggtgatgacgGAGGACGAGCGGGAGCAGGAGGTGGAAGAGACTGTGATTGGTCAGACGGAGTCGCCAGTCGAGCAGGAGGCGTCCAATGAGAGTTCAATGACGTACGGCGACGAATGTGCCGTCACATCTGTGATGCTGCAGGTGGACGG GTTGAAGGACTCACCTGGAAACTCAGCGGACCAGTCAGtcacag TCGACCAATCGGATCAGTCGAGCTCTGCGGTCACCGCCAATGCTCTGTACAGCATTTCCCATAATTCTCAGCGGGTGGCTCACAAGTGTCCTGTTTGCAGCAAGTGTTTCATCTACCGTTCTCAG GTGATACGTCACCTGCGCACCAACAGGTCCTGCCGCTCGGCCTTAACGCCAGCCGGAGTTGTGATGATGCAGGATTCACCAGGTGCCTGTGATGAAAAGCCCCGCCCCCCGGAACCCCGCCTCCCGCAGCCCCGCCCCGGCAGGGCCCACTCCTGCTTCCAGTGCAACGCCGTCTTCAAAACCAAAGCCGAGCTCCTGTCGCACCAGCGGAGCCACCGCGCCCGGCCCGTGTATCAGTGTGGTCAGTGTGAGAGGAAGTTCCACCACCTGTCCAGCCTGACCAATCACAAGCAGACGCACCTGGACCGCGGACGCTTCACCTGCGGCCGCTGCCACAAGGCGTTTGGGTCGGCCAAGGAGAGAGACGCCCACCGGCTACAGCACCGGCAGCCCGACCTCACCTGCACCGTGTGCGAGCAGACGTTCAGCTCGCAGATGCAGCTGCTGCGACACCTGCAGACGCACTCtgtggagggggcggagcctcgcTACAGCTGCCGCTTCTGTGAACTGACCTTCTCAG GTGTGACTCAGCTTCGTATCCACCAGCGCACGCACGCGCTGCGCTCGTACCAGTGCGACCTGTGCAGTAAGACGTACGGCTCGCTGACCGGCCTCCAATCGCACAGGGCCAGCCACGGCGCCGAGAGCCGCTTCCTGTGTTCGCAGTGCGGCAAGCGCTTCAAAACGCGGGGCGGGCTGGAGAGCCACCTGCGGACGCACACGGGGGAGCGTCCTTACCGCTGCCCCTACTGCCCCAAAGACTTTGCCGCGCTCGCCGGCCTCAACGTGCACGTGCGGCGGCACACCGGGGAACGCCCGTACGTGTGCACGGTGTGCGGCAAGGGTTGGCCGTCTGGAGGCGACTTGCAGAAGCACATGAGGATGCACACGGGCGAACGGCCGTACGTCTGCCTTGACTGCGGGAAGGCCTTCGCCATTTCCTGTCACCTGACCGAACACCGGAGGATTCATACCG gAGAGAAACCCTTCTCGTGTCCTGACTGTGGGAAATGTCTGAGGAGGAAGTTCGACCTGAAGAAACACATGTTGTCTCACAGCAGCGTTCGACCCTTCGCCTGCGTCTTCTGTCCCAAGAGCTACACCCGCAAGACGCACCTGACCCGACACCTGCTGACCCACAGGACGGAGGTCGGCGAGGGGGACATGGGCGGCGGCGACTAA
- the zgc:171422 gene encoding oocyte zinc finger protein XlCOF6 isoform X1 — translation MASPLPLSSLRLLVPPVRLLAAAMWQVARQQSVKHYGMLEDFVSVVTEAVPQLLTDRQRSLLLLALRAKVTLCDPEEVFNHLDRTRLVSAATVSEQPDEEADEWRSALLTLTDKVTKSPADRRRLLQEVFNQRFDSALQSLVSDFLSRIEQLFPVPDFKQVTLCLSQAASWLDAAPDGLEDCLKEADCEDLRELLTNQSCSLGRATTTVGHDTEKILLSAWSHPLFTELTNPEPPPIDTRVQSDALPGAVRPVQLDVELVKVEVVVMTEDEREQEVEETVIGQTESPVEQEASNESSMTYGDECAVTSVMLQVDGLKDSPGNSADQSVTVDQSDQSSSAVTANALYSISHNSQRVAHKCPVCSKCFIYRSQVIRHLRTNRSCRSALTPAGVVMMQDSPGACDEKPRPPEPRLPQPRPGRAHSCFQCNAVFKTKAELLSHQRSHRARPVYQCGQCERKFHHLSSLTNHKQTHLDRGRFTCGRCHKAFGSAKERDAHRLQHRQPDLTCTVCEQTFSSQMQLLRHLQTHSVEGAEPRYSCRFCELTFSGVTQLRIHQRTHALRSYQCDLCSKTYGSLTGLQSHRASHGAESRFLCSQCGKRFKTRGGLESHLRTHTGERPYRCPYCPKDFAALAGLNVHVRRHTGERPYVCTVCGKGWPSGGDLQKHMRMHTGERPYVCLDCGKAFAISCHLTEHRRIHTGEKPFSCPDCGKCLRRKFDLKKHMLSHSSVRPFACVFCPKSYTRKTHLTRHLLTHRTEVGEGDMGGGD, via the exons cctcccctctgcccctctcctccctgcgtctcctcgtccctcctgtCCGCCTGCTGGCAGCGGCCATGTGGCAGGTTGCTCGGCAGCAGAGCGTGAAGCACTACGGGATGCTGGAGGACTTTGTCTCCGTGGTGACCGAGGCGGTCCCGCAGCTGCTGACGGACAGGCAGAggagtctgctgctgctggctctgaGGGCAAAg gtgaCCCTCTGTGACCCCGAGGAGGTCTTCAATCACCTGGACAGGACCCGCCTTGTCTCCGCAGCAACAGTGAGCGAG CAGCCGGACGAGGAGGCGGACGAGTGGCGTTCAGCTCTGCTCACTCTGACTGACAAAGTAACGAAGAGCCCGGCGGACAGACGGCGCCTCCTGCAG gaggTGTTTAACCAGAGGTTTGACTCCGCCCTCCAGTCCCTCGTGTCCGACTTCCTGTCCAGGATCGAGCAGCTGTTCCCTGTGCCTGACTTCAAACAG GTAACATTGTGTCTGTCTCAGGCTGCGTCCTGGCTCGATGCTGCCCCCGATGGTCTGGAGGACTGTCTGAAGGAAGCGGACTGCGAGGATTTGAGGGAgctgctgaccaatcagagctgcTCACTGGGCCGAGCGACCACCACAG TGGGTCATGACACTGAGAAGATCCTCCTCTCCGCCTGGTCCCACCCCCTTTTCACCGAACTTACCAATCCTGAGCCGCCCCCCATCGACACTCGGGTCCAGTCGGACGCCCTCCCTGGTGCGGTCCGCCCTGTGCAGCTGGACGTGGAGCTGGTGaaagtggaggtggtggtgatgacgGAGGACGAGCGGGAGCAGGAGGTGGAAGAGACTGTGATTGGTCAGACGGAGTCGCCAGTCGAGCAGGAGGCGTCCAATGAGAGTTCAATGACGTACGGCGACGAATGTGCCGTCACATCTGTGATGCTGCAGGTGGACGG GTTGAAGGACTCACCTGGAAACTCAGCGGACCAGTCAGtcacag TCGACCAATCGGATCAGTCGAGCTCTGCGGTCACCGCCAATGCTCTGTACAGCATTTCCCATAATTCTCAGCGGGTGGCTCACAAGTGTCCTGTTTGCAGCAAGTGTTTCATCTACCGTTCTCAG GTGATACGTCACCTGCGCACCAACAGGTCCTGCCGCTCGGCCTTAACGCCAGCCGGAGTTGTGATGATGCAGGATTCACCAGGTGCCTGTGATGAAAAGCCCCGCCCCCCGGAACCCCGCCTCCCGCAGCCCCGCCCCGGCAGGGCCCACTCCTGCTTCCAGTGCAACGCCGTCTTCAAAACCAAAGCCGAGCTCCTGTCGCACCAGCGGAGCCACCGCGCCCGGCCCGTGTATCAGTGTGGTCAGTGTGAGAGGAAGTTCCACCACCTGTCCAGCCTGACCAATCACAAGCAGACGCACCTGGACCGCGGACGCTTCACCTGCGGCCGCTGCCACAAGGCGTTTGGGTCGGCCAAGGAGAGAGACGCCCACCGGCTACAGCACCGGCAGCCCGACCTCACCTGCACCGTGTGCGAGCAGACGTTCAGCTCGCAGATGCAGCTGCTGCGACACCTGCAGACGCACTCtgtggagggggcggagcctcgcTACAGCTGCCGCTTCTGTGAACTGACCTTCTCAG GTGTGACTCAGCTTCGTATCCACCAGCGCACGCACGCGCTGCGCTCGTACCAGTGCGACCTGTGCAGTAAGACGTACGGCTCGCTGACCGGCCTCCAATCGCACAGGGCCAGCCACGGCGCCGAGAGCCGCTTCCTGTGTTCGCAGTGCGGCAAGCGCTTCAAAACGCGGGGCGGGCTGGAGAGCCACCTGCGGACGCACACGGGGGAGCGTCCTTACCGCTGCCCCTACTGCCCCAAAGACTTTGCCGCGCTCGCCGGCCTCAACGTGCACGTGCGGCGGCACACCGGGGAACGCCCGTACGTGTGCACGGTGTGCGGCAAGGGTTGGCCGTCTGGAGGCGACTTGCAGAAGCACATGAGGATGCACACGGGCGAACGGCCGTACGTCTGCCTTGACTGCGGGAAGGCCTTCGCCATTTCCTGTCACCTGACCGAACACCGGAGGATTCATACCG gAGAGAAACCCTTCTCGTGTCCTGACTGTGGGAAATGTCTGAGGAGGAAGTTCGACCTGAAGAAACACATGTTGTCTCACAGCAGCGTTCGACCCTTCGCCTGCGTCTTCTGTCCCAAGAGCTACACCCGCAAGACGCACCTGACCCGACACCTGCTGACCCACAGGACGGAGGTCGGCGAGGGGGACATGGGCGGCGGCGACTAA
- the zgc:171422 gene encoding oocyte zinc finger protein XlCOF6 isoform X2 yields the protein MASPLPLSSLRLLVPPVRLLAAAMWQVARQQSVKHYGMLEDFVSVVTEAVPQLLTDRQRSLLLLALRAKVTLCDPEEVFNHLDRTRLVSAATVSEPDEEADEWRSALLTLTDKVTKSPADRRRLLQEVFNQRFDSALQSLVSDFLSRIEQLFPVPDFKQVTLCLSQAASWLDAAPDGLEDCLKEADCEDLRELLTNQSCSLGRATTTVGHDTEKILLSAWSHPLFTELTNPEPPPIDTRVQSDALPGAVRPVQLDVELVKVEVVVMTEDEREQEVEETVIGQTESPVEQEASNESSMTYGDECAVTSVMLQVDGLKDSPGNSADQSVTVDQSDQSSSAVTANALYSISHNSQRVAHKCPVCSKCFIYRSQVIRHLRTNRSCRSALTPAGVVMMQDSPGACDEKPRPPEPRLPQPRPGRAHSCFQCNAVFKTKAELLSHQRSHRARPVYQCGQCERKFHHLSSLTNHKQTHLDRGRFTCGRCHKAFGSAKERDAHRLQHRQPDLTCTVCEQTFSSQMQLLRHLQTHSVEGAEPRYSCRFCELTFSGVTQLRIHQRTHALRSYQCDLCSKTYGSLTGLQSHRASHGAESRFLCSQCGKRFKTRGGLESHLRTHTGERPYRCPYCPKDFAALAGLNVHVRRHTGERPYVCTVCGKGWPSGGDLQKHMRMHTGERPYVCLDCGKAFAISCHLTEHRRIHTGEKPFSCPDCGKCLRRKFDLKKHMLSHSSVRPFACVFCPKSYTRKTHLTRHLLTHRTEVGEGDMGGGD from the exons cctcccctctgcccctctcctccctgcgtctcctcgtccctcctgtCCGCCTGCTGGCAGCGGCCATGTGGCAGGTTGCTCGGCAGCAGAGCGTGAAGCACTACGGGATGCTGGAGGACTTTGTCTCCGTGGTGACCGAGGCGGTCCCGCAGCTGCTGACGGACAGGCAGAggagtctgctgctgctggctctgaGGGCAAAg gtgaCCCTCTGTGACCCCGAGGAGGTCTTCAATCACCTGGACAGGACCCGCCTTGTCTCCGCAGCAACAGTGAGCGAG CCGGACGAGGAGGCGGACGAGTGGCGTTCAGCTCTGCTCACTCTGACTGACAAAGTAACGAAGAGCCCGGCGGACAGACGGCGCCTCCTGCAG gaggTGTTTAACCAGAGGTTTGACTCCGCCCTCCAGTCCCTCGTGTCCGACTTCCTGTCCAGGATCGAGCAGCTGTTCCCTGTGCCTGACTTCAAACAG GTAACATTGTGTCTGTCTCAGGCTGCGTCCTGGCTCGATGCTGCCCCCGATGGTCTGGAGGACTGTCTGAAGGAAGCGGACTGCGAGGATTTGAGGGAgctgctgaccaatcagagctgcTCACTGGGCCGAGCGACCACCACAG TGGGTCATGACACTGAGAAGATCCTCCTCTCCGCCTGGTCCCACCCCCTTTTCACCGAACTTACCAATCCTGAGCCGCCCCCCATCGACACTCGGGTCCAGTCGGACGCCCTCCCTGGTGCGGTCCGCCCTGTGCAGCTGGACGTGGAGCTGGTGaaagtggaggtggtggtgatgacgGAGGACGAGCGGGAGCAGGAGGTGGAAGAGACTGTGATTGGTCAGACGGAGTCGCCAGTCGAGCAGGAGGCGTCCAATGAGAGTTCAATGACGTACGGCGACGAATGTGCCGTCACATCTGTGATGCTGCAGGTGGACGG GTTGAAGGACTCACCTGGAAACTCAGCGGACCAGTCAGtcacag TCGACCAATCGGATCAGTCGAGCTCTGCGGTCACCGCCAATGCTCTGTACAGCATTTCCCATAATTCTCAGCGGGTGGCTCACAAGTGTCCTGTTTGCAGCAAGTGTTTCATCTACCGTTCTCAG GTGATACGTCACCTGCGCACCAACAGGTCCTGCCGCTCGGCCTTAACGCCAGCCGGAGTTGTGATGATGCAGGATTCACCAGGTGCCTGTGATGAAAAGCCCCGCCCCCCGGAACCCCGCCTCCCGCAGCCCCGCCCCGGCAGGGCCCACTCCTGCTTCCAGTGCAACGCCGTCTTCAAAACCAAAGCCGAGCTCCTGTCGCACCAGCGGAGCCACCGCGCCCGGCCCGTGTATCAGTGTGGTCAGTGTGAGAGGAAGTTCCACCACCTGTCCAGCCTGACCAATCACAAGCAGACGCACCTGGACCGCGGACGCTTCACCTGCGGCCGCTGCCACAAGGCGTTTGGGTCGGCCAAGGAGAGAGACGCCCACCGGCTACAGCACCGGCAGCCCGACCTCACCTGCACCGTGTGCGAGCAGACGTTCAGCTCGCAGATGCAGCTGCTGCGACACCTGCAGACGCACTCtgtggagggggcggagcctcgcTACAGCTGCCGCTTCTGTGAACTGACCTTCTCAG GTGTGACTCAGCTTCGTATCCACCAGCGCACGCACGCGCTGCGCTCGTACCAGTGCGACCTGTGCAGTAAGACGTACGGCTCGCTGACCGGCCTCCAATCGCACAGGGCCAGCCACGGCGCCGAGAGCCGCTTCCTGTGTTCGCAGTGCGGCAAGCGCTTCAAAACGCGGGGCGGGCTGGAGAGCCACCTGCGGACGCACACGGGGGAGCGTCCTTACCGCTGCCCCTACTGCCCCAAAGACTTTGCCGCGCTCGCCGGCCTCAACGTGCACGTGCGGCGGCACACCGGGGAACGCCCGTACGTGTGCACGGTGTGCGGCAAGGGTTGGCCGTCTGGAGGCGACTTGCAGAAGCACATGAGGATGCACACGGGCGAACGGCCGTACGTCTGCCTTGACTGCGGGAAGGCCTTCGCCATTTCCTGTCACCTGACCGAACACCGGAGGATTCATACCG gAGAGAAACCCTTCTCGTGTCCTGACTGTGGGAAATGTCTGAGGAGGAAGTTCGACCTGAAGAAACACATGTTGTCTCACAGCAGCGTTCGACCCTTCGCCTGCGTCTTCTGTCCCAAGAGCTACACCCGCAAGACGCACCTGACCCGACACCTGCTGACCCACAGGACGGAGGTCGGCGAGGGGGACATGGGCGGCGGCGACTAA
- the zgc:171422 gene encoding oocyte zinc finger protein XlCOF6 isoform X3 codes for MASPLPLSSLRLLVPPVRLLAAAMWQVARQQSVKHYGMLEDFVSVVTEAVPQLLTDRQRSLLLLALRAKVTLCDPEEVFNHLDRTRLVSAATQPDEEADEWRSALLTLTDKVTKSPADRRRLLQEVFNQRFDSALQSLVSDFLSRIEQLFPVPDFKQVTLCLSQAASWLDAAPDGLEDCLKEADCEDLRELLTNQSCSLGRATTTVGHDTEKILLSAWSHPLFTELTNPEPPPIDTRVQSDALPGAVRPVQLDVELVKVEVVVMTEDEREQEVEETVIGQTESPVEQEASNESSMTYGDECAVTSVMLQVDGLKDSPGNSADQSVTVDQSDQSSSAVTANALYSISHNSQRVAHKCPVCSKCFIYRSQVIRHLRTNRSCRSALTPAGVVMMQDSPGACDEKPRPPEPRLPQPRPGRAHSCFQCNAVFKTKAELLSHQRSHRARPVYQCGQCERKFHHLSSLTNHKQTHLDRGRFTCGRCHKAFGSAKERDAHRLQHRQPDLTCTVCEQTFSSQMQLLRHLQTHSVEGAEPRYSCRFCELTFSGVTQLRIHQRTHALRSYQCDLCSKTYGSLTGLQSHRASHGAESRFLCSQCGKRFKTRGGLESHLRTHTGERPYRCPYCPKDFAALAGLNVHVRRHTGERPYVCTVCGKGWPSGGDLQKHMRMHTGERPYVCLDCGKAFAISCHLTEHRRIHTGEKPFSCPDCGKCLRRKFDLKKHMLSHSSVRPFACVFCPKSYTRKTHLTRHLLTHRTEVGEGDMGGGD; via the exons cctcccctctgcccctctcctccctgcgtctcctcgtccctcctgtCCGCCTGCTGGCAGCGGCCATGTGGCAGGTTGCTCGGCAGCAGAGCGTGAAGCACTACGGGATGCTGGAGGACTTTGTCTCCGTGGTGACCGAGGCGGTCCCGCAGCTGCTGACGGACAGGCAGAggagtctgctgctgctggctctgaGGGCAAAg gtgaCCCTCTGTGACCCCGAGGAGGTCTTCAATCACCTGGACAGGACCCGCCTTGTCTCCGCAGCAACA CAGCCGGACGAGGAGGCGGACGAGTGGCGTTCAGCTCTGCTCACTCTGACTGACAAAGTAACGAAGAGCCCGGCGGACAGACGGCGCCTCCTGCAG gaggTGTTTAACCAGAGGTTTGACTCCGCCCTCCAGTCCCTCGTGTCCGACTTCCTGTCCAGGATCGAGCAGCTGTTCCCTGTGCCTGACTTCAAACAG GTAACATTGTGTCTGTCTCAGGCTGCGTCCTGGCTCGATGCTGCCCCCGATGGTCTGGAGGACTGTCTGAAGGAAGCGGACTGCGAGGATTTGAGGGAgctgctgaccaatcagagctgcTCACTGGGCCGAGCGACCACCACAG TGGGTCATGACACTGAGAAGATCCTCCTCTCCGCCTGGTCCCACCCCCTTTTCACCGAACTTACCAATCCTGAGCCGCCCCCCATCGACACTCGGGTCCAGTCGGACGCCCTCCCTGGTGCGGTCCGCCCTGTGCAGCTGGACGTGGAGCTGGTGaaagtggaggtggtggtgatgacgGAGGACGAGCGGGAGCAGGAGGTGGAAGAGACTGTGATTGGTCAGACGGAGTCGCCAGTCGAGCAGGAGGCGTCCAATGAGAGTTCAATGACGTACGGCGACGAATGTGCCGTCACATCTGTGATGCTGCAGGTGGACGG GTTGAAGGACTCACCTGGAAACTCAGCGGACCAGTCAGtcacag TCGACCAATCGGATCAGTCGAGCTCTGCGGTCACCGCCAATGCTCTGTACAGCATTTCCCATAATTCTCAGCGGGTGGCTCACAAGTGTCCTGTTTGCAGCAAGTGTTTCATCTACCGTTCTCAG GTGATACGTCACCTGCGCACCAACAGGTCCTGCCGCTCGGCCTTAACGCCAGCCGGAGTTGTGATGATGCAGGATTCACCAGGTGCCTGTGATGAAAAGCCCCGCCCCCCGGAACCCCGCCTCCCGCAGCCCCGCCCCGGCAGGGCCCACTCCTGCTTCCAGTGCAACGCCGTCTTCAAAACCAAAGCCGAGCTCCTGTCGCACCAGCGGAGCCACCGCGCCCGGCCCGTGTATCAGTGTGGTCAGTGTGAGAGGAAGTTCCACCACCTGTCCAGCCTGACCAATCACAAGCAGACGCACCTGGACCGCGGACGCTTCACCTGCGGCCGCTGCCACAAGGCGTTTGGGTCGGCCAAGGAGAGAGACGCCCACCGGCTACAGCACCGGCAGCCCGACCTCACCTGCACCGTGTGCGAGCAGACGTTCAGCTCGCAGATGCAGCTGCTGCGACACCTGCAGACGCACTCtgtggagggggcggagcctcgcTACAGCTGCCGCTTCTGTGAACTGACCTTCTCAG GTGTGACTCAGCTTCGTATCCACCAGCGCACGCACGCGCTGCGCTCGTACCAGTGCGACCTGTGCAGTAAGACGTACGGCTCGCTGACCGGCCTCCAATCGCACAGGGCCAGCCACGGCGCCGAGAGCCGCTTCCTGTGTTCGCAGTGCGGCAAGCGCTTCAAAACGCGGGGCGGGCTGGAGAGCCACCTGCGGACGCACACGGGGGAGCGTCCTTACCGCTGCCCCTACTGCCCCAAAGACTTTGCCGCGCTCGCCGGCCTCAACGTGCACGTGCGGCGGCACACCGGGGAACGCCCGTACGTGTGCACGGTGTGCGGCAAGGGTTGGCCGTCTGGAGGCGACTTGCAGAAGCACATGAGGATGCACACGGGCGAACGGCCGTACGTCTGCCTTGACTGCGGGAAGGCCTTCGCCATTTCCTGTCACCTGACCGAACACCGGAGGATTCATACCG gAGAGAAACCCTTCTCGTGTCCTGACTGTGGGAAATGTCTGAGGAGGAAGTTCGACCTGAAGAAACACATGTTGTCTCACAGCAGCGTTCGACCCTTCGCCTGCGTCTTCTGTCCCAAGAGCTACACCCGCAAGACGCACCTGACCCGACACCTGCTGACCCACAGGACGGAGGTCGGCGAGGGGGACATGGGCGGCGGCGACTAA